The window ATGATGCGTCCGGTTTCGAGCACGTAGCCCCGGTCGGCCACGCGCAGGGCCATGCGCGCGTTCTGTTCGACGACCAGCACGGTCAGCCCGAAGCGGTCGCGCAGTTCGCGGATATGGCGGAATATTTCGCGGCTGACCTGGGGCGCCAGGCCCATGCTGGGCTCGTCGAGCAGCAGCATCCGGGGCCGGGCCATGAGGGCGCGGCCGATGGCCAGCATCTGCTGTTCGCCGCCGGACAGGGTGCCTGCGGCCTGGGTGCGCCGGGAGTGCAGCACGGGGAACATGGTGTAGACGGCGTCCAGGTCCTGGGCGATGGCTGCGCGCTGCCTGCGGCCCCAGCGGTGGTAGGCGCCCAGTTGCAGGTTGTCTTCCACGCGCATGGGTTTGAAGACCTTGCGGCCTTCGGGCACGTGGGACAGGCCCAGGCGGACGATGGCGTCGGGGGCTGCGCGGGTGATGTCGCGCCCGTCCAGGACGATTTCGCCGCCGCTTGGGCGGTGCAGCCCGGAGATGGTGGTCAGGGTGCTGGTCTTGCCGGCGCCGTTGCCGCCGATGAGGGCGACGATTTCGCCGGGGCGCACGTGCAGGGAGGCGCGTTTGACGGCGTGGATCCTGCCGTGGTGGATGTCGATGTTGCGCAGGGTCAGCACGGTGGCCTCTAGAGCTCGTCGTCGCCCAGGTAGGCGCGCACGACTTCGGGGTTCTTCTGGATCTGCTGGGGCGTGCCCAGGGCGAGGTTGCAGCCGTGGTTGAGGACCATGATCTCGTCGGAGATGGTCATGACCAGGTCCATGTCGTGCTCGACCAGGACGACGGTGACGCCGAGGTCGTCGCGGATGCGGCGGATGAGGGCGCCCAGGGCGCGGGTTTCGGCCATGTTCAGCCCGGCGGCGGGCTCGTCGAGCAGCAGCAGGGTGGGGTTGGCGGCCACGGCGCGGGCCAGTTCCAGGGCGCGCTGCTGGCCGAAGGCCAGCTCGGCGGCTTGGGCGCTGGCCAGGTTTTCCAGGCCGACGAAGGCCAGGCGGTCCAGGGCATGGTCGTGGCAGCGGCGTTCCTCGCGGCGGTAGCGCGGGGTGCGCAGCAGGGCGTCCAGGGCCGAATAGCGCACATGGCGGTGGCAGCCGGTCATGACGTTCTCGGCCACGGTCATGTTGGAGAAGACTTCGAGGTTCTGGAAGGTGCGCACGATGCCTGCGCGGGCGCGGCGGAAGGCGGGCTGGGCGGTGATGTCGCGCCCGGCCAGGGCCACGGCGCCCGAGGCCATGCGCACCATGCCGGTGACGGCGCCAAGCAGGGTGGTCTTGCCCGCGCCGTTGGGGCCGATGATGCTGGTGATGGTGCCCTGGCGCACGGCGAAGTCCACCTCGGCCAGGGCCGTGACCCCGCCGAAGCGCACGGTGACGCCCTGGCAGCGCAGCAGCGGCTCAGCGGACATGGGGCCTCCGGGCGATGAGCAGGCGCGCCAGGCGCGCGGCGGCCCCGGCCAGGCCCTGGGGCACGAAGATGACGCACAGGACAAGGATGGCGCCGTAGAGCAGGGTTTCCACGTCTTCGAAGGCGCGCAGGAACTCGGGCAGCGCGGTGAGGAACACCGCCCCGGCCACGGCGCCCCACACGCTGGCCATGCCGCCCAGCACGACCATGACGATGAGCGTCACCGAGAAGTGGAAGCCGAAGGACGACGGGGCCACGAAGCCGAGGTAGTGGGCGTAGAGCACCCCGGCCACCCCCGCGTAGGCTGCGGAGAGCACGAAGATGAAGCGCTTGGCGCCGGTGATGTCGATGCCGGAGACCTCGGCGGCGCGCTCGCTGGTGTGGATGGCGCGCATGGCGCGGCCCACGCGCGAGTCGATGAGGTTCAGGGCGGCCCAGGCCAGCAGGGTCAGCACCGCGCCGGTGAGGTAGTAGTATTCGAGGTCGGACTCGAAGGCGTGGCCGAAGAGCGTCAGGCGCGGGATGCCCACGAAGCCGCTGGGCCCGCCGGTGAGTTCGATGGCCTCGTTGAAGACGATGTAGACGATGAGCCCGAAGCCCAGGGTGGCCATGGCCAGGGAGTGCCCCGAGAGCTTGAGGGTCGGGATGGAGATGGCGTAGGCCACGGCGGCGGTCAGCGCCACGCCGGCGGCGCAGCCCGCGCCCACGGGCCAGCCGCAGGTGGCGGTGAGCACGGCGGTGGTGTAGGCGGCCAGGCCGTAGAAGGCGCCGTGGCCCAGGCTGATCTGCCCTGCGTAGCCCAGCAGCAGGTTCAGGCCGATGACGACCATGGCGTTCAGGAAGGCCAGGATCAGGGTGGACAGGTAGTAGTCGTTGGTCAGCAGCAGCGGCATGGCCGCGACACCGGCGGCGAAGGCCGCCAGCGCGGCAAGGTTCCTGGCGCCATGGCCCATGGTTCAGACCCTGTGGGCGCTCTGGGCGCCGAAAAGCCCTGTGGGCCGTGCGAACAGCAGCACCAGCAGGATGACGAAGGTGATGGCGTCCTTGTAGGCCGAGGACACGAGCCCCGCGCCGAAGGCTTCGAGCACGCCGAGGATGAGCCCCCCGGCGGCGGCGCCGAAGGGGTTGCCCAGCCCGCCCAGGATGCAGGCCGCGAAGCCCTTGAGCCCGAGCAGGATGCCCACGTCGTAGCTGGTCATGGTCAGCGGGGCGAGGATGGCCCCGCCCACGGCGCCCACCAGGGCCGCGAGCATGAACGAGGCCAGGACCATGCGCCGCACGTTGACGCCCACCAGGGCGGCGGCCCCGGGGTCGTAGGAGCAGGCCAGCATGGCCTTGCCGTGGATGGTGGCGGTGAAGAAGGCGCGCAGCGCCGCCAGCATGGCCAGGGTCACGGCCAGCACCCACAGGCTCTGGGGCAGCATGGCCGCCCCGGCGAAGAGGATGGGCTGCATGCCCGAGAAGTGGGGCAGGGCGTGGGTGTCCTTGTCCCACAGCAGCATGACCAGCCCGCGGATGAGGATGGACACGCCGATGGTCACGATGACGAGCTGGATGGTGCTGGCGCCCTTGGCGGGGCGGATGGCCAGGCGTTCGACCAGCCCCCCCGCCAGGGTCGTCAGCACCACGGCCCCGAGCACGGCGGGCACCAGGGGCAGCCCGAGCACCTGGCCCAGGGCCACGGCGAGCATGCCGCCCAGCATCACGAACTCGCCCTGGGCGAAGTTGATGATGCCGGTGGTGTTGAAGATGATGGTGAACCCCAGCGCCGTCAGGCCGTAGGTGCTGCCCACGGTCAGCCCGGAGATGAGGTATTGCAGCAGGCTCGCCGTGTCCATGGGGCTACCGCAGCACCTTCCAGCCGCCGTTCTCGATGGCGACCATGACGAAGGAGGTGGGGTCCAGGCCGTTGTGGTCCTCGGGGCTGAAGTTGAACACGCCGGTGGCGCCCACGAAGCCGGTGGTGGCCTCCAGGGCGTCGCGGATGGCCTGGGGCTCGGCGGAGCCCGAGGTCTCGATGGCGGCCTTGATCAGCGCCAGGGCGTCGTAGGCGTAGCCGCCGAAGGTCGAGGGCGCGACGGAGAAGCGGGCCGTGTAGTCGGCCACATAGGCGGTGAGCACGTCCTTCTGGGCGTTGCCGTCCTCGATCTGGTCCACGGCGATCATGCGCCCGGCGGGCAGCAGCAGGCCTTCGGCGGCCTCGCCAGCCAGCTCGATGAACTTGCCCGAGGCCACGCCGTGGCTCATGTACAGCGGGGTGTCCATGCCGAGCTGCACGCGGTTGCGGGCGATGACGGCGGGCCCGGGGTTGGTGCCCCAGCAGACGATGGCGTCGGGGGCCAGGCCCTTGATCTTGGTCAGCTGCGGGGTCATGTCCGTGTCCTTGGGGCCGTAGATCTCGTCGGCCACCAGGGTGAAGCCCTCGGCGGGCAGCATCTCGGCCAGCACGGCGCGCCCGGCCTGGCCGAAGCCGTCGGACACGGTGAGGATGGCGACCTTGGAGAGCCCGGCCTGGCGCAGGTGCTCCAGGATGCGGGCCACGGCCTGGCGGTCGGACTGCGGGGTCTTGAAGACCCAGGGGTTCACGGGCTGCACGATCTTCTCGGCGGCGGCGCAGGAGACCAGGGGCACCTTGGCGGCGGGGAATTTGTTCATCACGGCCAGGGTGTTGCCCGAGACCGTGGGGCCGATGACGGCGACGACGCGGTCTTTTTTCAGCAGCTTGTCCACGGCGAGCACGCACTTGTTCACGTCGGTCTCGTCGTCGTAGATGACCAGCTCCAGCGGCCTGCCGAGGATGCCCCCGGCGGCGTTGATCTGGTCTTGCAGGAGCAGCAGGGTGTTCTTTTCGGGCTCGCCCAGGAAGGAGGCCGGGCCGGTGACGGAGAGCACGGCGCCGAGCTTGATGGGCTCTGCGGCGCGGGCCGGGGCCAGGGTGGACAGCAGCAGGCACAGGGCCGCCAGTACGGCGAAAAGGCGCATGGTCTTCATGCGGGTTCTCCCTTGCGGATTCAGAGGATGGACGGAAAGGGAACCGGGACGGCGGGCCTTGGGGCGCGCGCGTCCTTGCCAAAAAGCCGGGGGCCTAGCGGCTAAACTGGAAGATGCCGCCCGTGCCCGTCACGCCCCGGAATAGTCGCTGGACCATGGGGCGGGCGGTGGCGGCGGGGAAGGCGGTGGCGGCGGCGCCCGGGCGGGCGCCGCAGGGGACGGGGGCACGCCGGACCGCGCGGGGCCTGGCCAGGGCCAGGGCGTTTGCTGCGGTGCGGGTCATGCGCGTCCTCCTGGGAGAGCGGGTCGTGGTTGCGGGCCGCCCGGCCGGGCCGGAGCGTTTCCCGCGGCGGCTTGCGTGCCGCCGGGTTCCTCGTTTGTTGTCGAAACCGGGGCCGTTGTCAAGGCCAATAGATTATTGGCGCGGCGCCCCCGGGGGCGGGTGGCGGGTGGCGCGGTGCCCTGCTGCGGTCCCCGGGGGCGGGGCGTGCCGGCCCCTACTGCCCCTTGCCCGGCCCGCCCGGGGCGCACATGGCGCGGTACGCCGCGATGAGGCCGTTGGTGGAGGCGTCGTGGGCGGCGGGGTCGGGCTTGGCGGAGAGTTCGGGCAGGATGGCCTTGGCCAGCTGCTTGCCCAGCTCCACGCCCCACTGGTCGAAGGAGTTGATGTTCCAGACCACGCCCTGCACGAAGATCTTGTGCTCGTAGAGCGCGATGAGCGTGCCCAGGGTGGCGGGGGTCAGGCGCTCGTAGAGCAGGCTGTTGGACGGGCGGTTGCCCGCGAAGGCCTTGTGCGGCAGCAGGCGGGCGATCTCGGCGTCGGCGTGGCCCTCGGCGCGCAGGGCGGCCTCGGTTTCCTCCAGGTTGCGCCCGCGCATGAGGGCCTCGGTCTGGGCCAGGAAGTTGGAGACCAGCACCCGGTGGTGGTCGCCCACCGGGTTCAGCGGGTTGGCCGCGCACAAAAAGTCGCAGGGCACGAGCTTGGTGCCCTGGTGCAGCAGCTGGTAGAAGGCGTGCTGGCCGTTGGTGCCGGGCTCGCCCCAGACCACGGGGCCCGTGCCGTAGTCCACCAGGGTGCCGTCCAGGGTCGCGCTCTTGCCGTTGGACTCCATGTCGCCCTGCTGGAAGTAGGCCGGGAAGCGGTCCAGGTACTGGTCGTAGGGCAGGATGGCGTGGGTGCCGCAGCCGAAGAAGTTGTTGTACCACACCCCGAGCATGGCCAGGACCACGGGGATGTTCTGCTCCAGCGGCGCGCTGCGGAAGTGCTCGTCGGCCAGGAAGGCGCCTTCCAGCAGTTCCTCGAAGCGGGCCATGCCCACGGTGAGGGCGATGGACAGCCCGATGGCCGACCACAGGGAGTAGCGCCCGCCCACCCAGTCCCAGAACTCGAACATGTTGGCCGGGTCGATGCCGAACTCCGCCACGGCCCGGGCGTTGGTGGACAGGGCCACGAAGTGCCGGGCCACGTCCTTTTTCGCCGCGCCGGACTCCAGGAACCAGCGCTTGGCCGTGGCGGCGTTCATCATCGTCTCCTGGGTGGTGAAGGTCTTGGAGGCGACGATGAACAGGGTGGTTTCGGGGTTCAGGCGGCGCAGGGTCTCGTGGATGTGGGTGCCGTCCACGTTGGAGACGAAATGCGGCGCGGGGCCGTCGGCGTAGTGGGCCAGGGCGCGGCAGACCATGGTCGGCCCCAGGTCCGACCCGCCGATGCCGATGTTGACCACGTCGGTGATGCGCCGCCCGGTGTGGCCCAGCCAGGCGCCGCCGCGCACGGCCTTGGCGAAGGCGCCCATGCGCCCCAGCACGGCGCGCACCCCGGGCATCACGTCCTGCCCGTCCACGAGCACGGGGCGGGCGGAGCGGTTGCGCAGGGCGGTGTGCAGCACGGCGCGGCCCTCGGTGACGTTGATGGGCTGCCCGGCGAACATGGCCTCGCGTCGCTCGGGCACCTGGGCCTGGCGGGCCAGGTCCATGAGCAGGGCCATGGTCCGCTCGGTGATGCGGTTCTTGGAATAGTCGAGCAGCACGGGGCCCAGGCGCAGGGAGAAGCGCGCGAAGCGCTCCGGGTCCTTGGCGAACAGCTCGCGCATGTGCAGCGAGGACATTTCGCGGTAGTGCTCTTCGAGCGCCTTCCAGGCCGGAGACAGGGCGATGCTGGTCATGCGGGTTCCCTCGCGCGGCGCGGCTGGGGTTTGCGATGCTCGGTCAGCATGGGGGAAAAGCGCGGGCAAGTCAACGCGCCGGGGCGGCGGGGAACCGGGGGCGGGCAGGCGGGGAGGCGGCGGGCCGGCGCGGCGCGGCCGGGCGCAGGGGCAGCCCCCCGCGTCCGGCCGCATGCGTCAGTACATCAGCCCCGGCAGGAACAGCACGATCTGCGGGAACAGGAACATGAGCACGATGCCTGCCACGATGGCCAGCAGGAAGGGGATGGTGCCCTTGAAGATGGCCTCCAGGGTCATGCCCGGAACGAGCTTCTGGGACATGCCGAAGACCACATAGACGTTGATGCCCACCGGCGGGGTGATGACGCCCATCTGCGTCACCAGCACGATGATCACGCCGAACCAGATGGGGTCGTAGCCCAGGTGCTGCACCACGGGGAAGAAGATGGGGATGGTCAGCATGATCAGCGCCAGGGCGTCCATGAAGCAGCCGCCCACGAAGTAGATGGCGATGATCACGGCCATGACGCCGAAGGCGGGCAGGTCGAAGCCCGCCACCCATTCGGCCACGTTGAAGGGGATGCGCGTCACGGCCAGGAACTTGCCGAAGACCGTGGCCCCGGCCACCAGGAACAGCACCATGCACGAGGTGCGCAGGGTCTCCTCCAGGGAGGCAACGAAGGCCCGCCAGGGCAGCCTGCGCCGGGCCACGGCCAGCACCAGCACGCCCAGCACGCCGATGGATGCGGCCTCGGTGGGCGTGAACCAGCCGAAGAACATGCCGCCGATGACCAGGGCGAACACCAGCAGCGTATCCACCAGCCCGCCCAGGGAGCGCAGCTTTTCGGCGCGGCTGAAGCCCTCGCCCGCCGGGCCCAGGCTCGGGCGCAGGGCGCACTGGATGGCCACGGCGACGATGAACAGCGCCGTGAGCAGCAGCGCGGGCAGGATGCCCGAGACGAACAGCGCGCCGATGGACTGCTCGGTGAGCACGCCGTAGACGATGAGCACCACGCTGGGCGGCATGATCATGCCCAGGCCGCCGCCCGAGGCCACGCTGCCCGCCGCCAGGGAGTTGGCGTAGCCGTAGCGCTTCATCTCGGGGATGGCCACGGTGGCCATGGTCGCCGCCGTGGCGGGCGAGGAGCCGCATACCGCCCCGAAGGCCGAGCAGGCCGCCACGGTGGCCATGGCCAGCCCGCCGCGCACGTGCCCCAGGAAATGGTAGGCCGTGTCGTACAGCCGCCGCGAAATGCCGCTGTTGAAGGCCAGCTGGCCCATGAGGATGAACAGCGGGATGGTGGACAGACTGTAGGAGGAAAACGCCTCGAAGAAGCTGCGC is drawn from Desulfocurvus vexinensis DSM 17965 and contains these coding sequences:
- a CDS encoding ABC transporter ATP-binding protein; this encodes MLTLRNIDIHHGRIHAVKRASLHVRPGEIVALIGGNGAGKTSTLTTISGLHRPSGGEIVLDGRDITRAAPDAIVRLGLSHVPEGRKVFKPMRVEDNLQLGAYHRWGRRQRAAIAQDLDAVYTMFPVLHSRRTQAAGTLSGGEQQMLAIGRALMARPRMLLLDEPSMGLAPQVSREIFRHIRELRDRFGLTVLVVEQNARMALRVADRGYVLETGRIILQGPSEELLENRDVQRAYLGRDLDAE
- a CDS encoding ABC transporter ATP-binding protein; translation: MSAEPLLRCQGVTVRFGGVTALAEVDFAVRQGTITSIIGPNGAGKTTLLGAVTGMVRMASGAVALAGRDITAQPAFRRARAGIVRTFQNLEVFSNMTVAENVMTGCHRHVRYSALDALLRTPRYRREERRCHDHALDRLAFVGLENLASAQAAELAFGQQRALELARAVAANPTLLLLDEPAAGLNMAETRALGALIRRIRDDLGVTVVLVEHDMDLVMTISDEIMVLNHGCNLALGTPQQIQKNPEVVRAYLGDDEL
- a CDS encoding branched-chain amino acid ABC transporter permease: MGHGARNLAALAAFAAGVAAMPLLLTNDYYLSTLILAFLNAMVVIGLNLLLGYAGQISLGHGAFYGLAAYTTAVLTATCGWPVGAGCAAGVALTAAVAYAISIPTLKLSGHSLAMATLGFGLIVYIVFNEAIELTGGPSGFVGIPRLTLFGHAFESDLEYYYLTGAVLTLLAWAALNLIDSRVGRAMRAIHTSERAAEVSGIDITGAKRFIFVLSAAYAGVAGVLYAHYLGFVAPSSFGFHFSVTLIVMVVLGGMASVWGAVAGAVFLTALPEFLRAFEDVETLLYGAILVLCVIFVPQGLAGAAARLARLLIARRPHVR
- a CDS encoding branched-chain amino acid ABC transporter permease, with translation MDTASLLQYLISGLTVGSTYGLTALGFTIIFNTTGIINFAQGEFVMLGGMLAVALGQVLGLPLVPAVLGAVVLTTLAGGLVERLAIRPAKGASTIQLVIVTIGVSILIRGLVMLLWDKDTHALPHFSGMQPILFAGAAMLPQSLWVLAVTLAMLAALRAFFTATIHGKAMLACSYDPGAAALVGVNVRRMVLASFMLAALVGAVGGAILAPLTMTSYDVGILLGLKGFAACILGGLGNPFGAAAGGLILGVLEAFGAGLVSSAYKDAITFVILLVLLFARPTGLFGAQSAHRV
- a CDS encoding ABC transporter substrate-binding protein; this encodes MRLFAVLAALCLLLSTLAPARAAEPIKLGAVLSVTGPASFLGEPEKNTLLLLQDQINAAGGILGRPLELVIYDDETDVNKCVLAVDKLLKKDRVVAVIGPTVSGNTLAVMNKFPAAKVPLVSCAAAEKIVQPVNPWVFKTPQSDRQAVARILEHLRQAGLSKVAILTVSDGFGQAGRAVLAEMLPAEGFTLVADEIYGPKDTDMTPQLTKIKGLAPDAIVCWGTNPGPAVIARNRVQLGMDTPLYMSHGVASGKFIELAGEAAEGLLLPAGRMIAVDQIEDGNAQKDVLTAYVADYTARFSVAPSTFGGYAYDALALIKAAIETSGSAEPQAIRDALEATTGFVGATGVFNFSPEDHNGLDPTSFVMVAIENGGWKVLR
- the pgi gene encoding glucose-6-phosphate isomerase, producing the protein MTSIALSPAWKALEEHYREMSSLHMRELFAKDPERFARFSLRLGPVLLDYSKNRITERTMALLMDLARQAQVPERREAMFAGQPINVTEGRAVLHTALRNRSARPVLVDGQDVMPGVRAVLGRMGAFAKAVRGGAWLGHTGRRITDVVNIGIGGSDLGPTMVCRALAHYADGPAPHFVSNVDGTHIHETLRRLNPETTLFIVASKTFTTQETMMNAATAKRWFLESGAAKKDVARHFVALSTNARAVAEFGIDPANMFEFWDWVGGRYSLWSAIGLSIALTVGMARFEELLEGAFLADEHFRSAPLEQNIPVVLAMLGVWYNNFFGCGTHAILPYDQYLDRFPAYFQQGDMESNGKSATLDGTLVDYGTGPVVWGEPGTNGQHAFYQLLHQGTKLVPCDFLCAANPLNPVGDHHRVLVSNFLAQTEALMRGRNLEETEAALRAEGHADAEIARLLPHKAFAGNRPSNSLLYERLTPATLGTLIALYEHKIFVQGVVWNINSFDQWGVELGKQLAKAILPELSAKPDPAAHDASTNGLIAAYRAMCAPGGPGKGQ
- a CDS encoding TRAP transporter large permease, with protein sequence MDPTLAGILGIAVMIALFMTRMPVAYVMTLTGFIGFSLLTSWKGGLNLLSRSFFEAFSSYSLSTIPLFILMGQLAFNSGISRRLYDTAYHFLGHVRGGLAMATVAACSAFGAVCGSSPATAATMATVAIPEMKRYGYANSLAAGSVASGGGLGMIMPPSVVLIVYGVLTEQSIGALFVSGILPALLLTALFIVAVAIQCALRPSLGPAGEGFSRAEKLRSLGGLVDTLLVFALVIGGMFFGWFTPTEAASIGVLGVLVLAVARRRLPWRAFVASLEETLRTSCMVLFLVAGATVFGKFLAVTRIPFNVAEWVAGFDLPAFGVMAVIIAIYFVGGCFMDALALIMLTIPIFFPVVQHLGYDPIWFGVIIVLVTQMGVITPPVGINVYVVFGMSQKLVPGMTLEAIFKGTIPFLLAIVAGIVLMFLFPQIVLFLPGLMY